The segment CGCTGGCAGCGGATGAGCGGCCGCGGCCGTATCTGGTCCTACGTCCTGCCGCACCCGCCGCTGCTGCCCGCGTACGCCGAGCAGCCGGGCTACAACGCGATCATCGTGGAGCTGGCCGAGGCCCCGGGCATCCGCCTCGTCGGCAACCTCGTCACCGCCGCCGATGCCCCGCTCAACTCCGTCGACCCGGCCCGGCTGCGCATCGGCGCCCCGGTGAAGGCCGTCTTCCACACCATGCCAGGAGGCGTGACCGTACCCCGCTGGCTCCTGGAGCGGCCATGACGGTCCGCACGGAGAGCGCCGACGGGGTCACGCTGGTCACCCTCGACCGGCCCGAGCGGCACAACGCCATCGACCTCGCCACCGCCGACGAACTCGCGGGAGTCTGGCGGGAGTTGCGCTTCGACGACACCGTACGGGCCGCCGTGCTCACCGGCGCCGGCGGCCGGGCCTTCTGCACCGGCATCGACCGCTCCGTCGACGTCCCCCAGCCGTCCTCCCCCTACTCCGTCGACGACCCGCTGCTCCACATCGGCCCGAAGGCCAACGACCTGTGGAAGCCGGTCATCGCCGCCGTCGAGGGCATGGCCTGCGGCGGCGCGTTCTACCTCCTGGGCGAGGCCGAGTTCCTCGTCGCCGCCGAGAACGCCACCTTCTTCGACCCGCACACCACCTACGGGATGGTCAGCGCGTACGAGGCGGTGTTCATGGCACAGCGGATGCCCTACGGGGAGGCCGCCCGGCTGGCCCTGATGGGGACGGCGGAGCGGCTGGGCGCGTCCCGGGCGTACCAGATCGGCCTGGTCTCCGAACTGACCGCACCCGGCGCCGCGGCCGAGGTGGCGCTGCGCCGCGCGGCCGTGCTCGCCGCGCAGCCGACCGGGGCGGTCCAGGGCACGGTACGCGCCCTGTGGACGGCCAAGGAGGCAGCCAGATCGCAGGCCCTGGCGCACGCCCCCCAGCTGATCGCGCTGGGCAATCTGCCCCCGGACCGCCAGGCCGGACTGTTCGCCGGCCGGAAGCGGGAGGACGGCCGGCCCGGCGGGCAGAGCGGTCCCCCTTTGGTCAGGTGACCCCTCACCTACGGGCCCTGGGCCTCACAGACGGGTCTTGTGCGCCCGGGTGATCTCGCAGGTGAACCAGA is part of the Streptomyces platensis genome and harbors:
- a CDS encoding Zn-ribbon domain-containing OB-fold protein; translated protein: MTPSVAPATDNRSDSAAGLLLPVPDDDGAPFWEYAARGELRIQACADCDALRFPPRPCCPHCRSFSARWQRMSGRGRIWSYVLPHPPLLPAYAEQPGYNAIIVELAEAPGIRLVGNLVTAADAPLNSVDPARLRIGAPVKAVFHTMPGGVTVPRWLLERP
- a CDS encoding enoyl-CoA hydratase/isomerase family protein, with amino-acid sequence MTVRTESADGVTLVTLDRPERHNAIDLATADELAGVWRELRFDDTVRAAVLTGAGGRAFCTGIDRSVDVPQPSSPYSVDDPLLHIGPKANDLWKPVIAAVEGMACGGAFYLLGEAEFLVAAENATFFDPHTTYGMVSAYEAVFMAQRMPYGEAARLALMGTAERLGASRAYQIGLVSELTAPGAAAEVALRRAAVLAAQPTGAVQGTVRALWTAKEAARSQALAHAPQLIALGNLPPDRQAGLFAGRKREDGRPGGQSGPPLVR